Part of the Cynocephalus volans isolate mCynVol1 chromosome 11, mCynVol1.pri, whole genome shotgun sequence genome is shown below.
ctccaaccccacattcCAAGTCCTTAACTGAAGCAGCCAGGAGGAGGACAGGGATGGAAGAGGTTCTATCTGTGCAAATTGATTTTCTaaatatctcatataagtggaatcatgcagtgtttgtcccTTTGTGATGGCTTATTTAacagcataatgtcttcaaggtttatccatgttgtagcatgtgtcagaacttccttcctttttgaggctgaataatattccattgtgtgtatagaccacattttgtttatccattcatctgttgacagacactTCATTTGCCTCCACCTGTTGGCtaattgtgaacaatgctgccatgaacatgggtgtacaaacaACTCTTCTAATCActactttcagttcttttgggtatataaccagaagtggaattgctggattgcatggtaattttatgtttaattatttgggatgggctgcctggttagctcagttggttagagtgtggtcaaggatttggatccctatactggccagctgccaataaataaataaataaataagttggtGGGGGAGGAATCACCGTACCTTTTTCCAcagcggctgcaccattttacattcccaccaacagtgcatgagggttctgatttccccacatccttgctaacacttgttataTTCCATTTTCTGATAGTAGCCATCTTACCGGATAtgaggtaaaatattttttaagcccCTACTGAAAAAGAGAGAAGTTTCACAAAAATAGTTTAgtttccacttaaaaaaattcttgggaGGTATCTCCAAAGACTGGGCCCCATGTGGGACCACTGCTGGGCTGAGGCAACCTCCCCAGGCCTTCCTGGAtggcccagggcacttccagcctccagaggggGACTTGGAAACTTCCAGGAGGCATTTCTGAGGCACTTCTGACATGGTTTGAAAAAGTGGGATACTCTGGTCATGTTGCTGCTTGGCCAAAATCAGCAGGAGCTGGGTAGTCACTGCCCCTCTTCAGGTGGGGTCTGTGTCTTCCAGCTTGCCAGAGGGCCCTATCTGGCCTGGTGCCCGTAAACCCTGGCCTAGGCCCTTCTCACCTGATTAGTGGGTGCAGTGAGGAGCTCAGGATTTGGGTGTTTTGCAGACACGTCCTTTGCCTCCTCACTGCACCAGGGTCACTTTCCCCAGGAAGCCCTCCTCCTTGGTCTCATAGTGTCAGGTACCTTCAGTGTTTAATTGGAACCGAAGCTCCTTGAAGCCAAGTtcacagaataagaaaaatggtGGATCCTGGACTCCCCAGCCCAGTATAGGAGCTGAGTGTGGTGTCAGAACAGAAAATACAGGCTTCAGAGTTAGGTAGAGGTTTGAATCCTGTGATCACTTGCTGGCTGCAGGACCTCCCAGAGTCTCAGCAACTGGATCAGTGAAATTGGCTTTGGAACACCTTCCTCACTAGGGTTGTTGCGAGGTTGAGATAAGGCCTGGGCAGCCCTCCTCAGAATGCCTGGCTCTATGAGAAATATTTGGTGAGAAGTACGGAAAGGCAATGAGGGATAAGGACACCCTGAAGGTCACTTTGGGGCCCTAGAGCTCATGGGATGTCTTGTAAGGACACAGGATTAGCAGGATGGGAGGGCTTTGGTTAGGGAGGGAAGTTCAGGGAGGGCTCAGAGAAGGGGAGTGAAGGTCAGTGGTCAGAGTACCTGGTGAACAGTCAGGCAAGAATAGTGTCCACGGAGGGCAGATGGAAGCCTTGGAGCTGCCGGCCCTTGCAGCAGCCCTTCCcaaccttccctgagcctcagaaCCTACCTGGGGAGCTGGTCGCAAGGCTGACAACGGGATTCAGCCCTAGAGATTCAGATTTGGACAACTGTGGTAAACTCGGGTGACATCTGGGATTGCAGCAAGCCTTCTAGGTGTTTCTGCTTTAGGGCTGGAGGCATCATATTTAGCCAGTCAGTGGCATCATCCCTCCAGAATCCTGAGTAGGCCAAGGCCTCTCCTAGATGCTAGCTGCTGGTGGCCTATTGGCTGGCCCCACAGGCAGTGTGGGACAAGGCCTGGGCCGGAACAGTGGCCCTGCAGCAGGACACCGGGCACACTGCCCCCCAATCAGGACTGCAAGATGAGGCTGTTACTGGTGAGCAGGTGGACATGGGCTGCGGGGGGGTGGGTGAAGTGTGGGGGTGTAGAGCCATCAGCCCTGCTGGGACAGTCTGATCCTAGGGCTACCGGCTTCCTGGGTGCCCCCAGGCCAGACCCCAAACCACCAACAGCCCAGTCTAGCTGTACAGGGCAGGCACCTGGGTTGGTTCTGTCCACTGCAGTGTTCTCATCACTCAGCACAGGATAGGGGAGGCAGGACTCAGAGCCCCAGTGCACTATGAAGTGACTTGAAAGAGTGGAGTGGCCACTCACCCAGGTACGCGAGGGGTCTGCCTCATGACCCAGCAGtactccctcctctccccaaacTGCTCTTACCAAACGGCCTTTCCCCAACCCATAGTTTCCAGAACCTCTTACACAGGGGTAAAAAGAGCTCCTTTGCATCTCTCTACCTAATCTCAGCCCAAGCTCACGATACCTGTACATATCCACTGTCCTAGAACCTTCTCTGGCTCCCACTGCCCCCAAACAGGATCTTCCCTGTTTTGCAGTTATCCCTTCATAGGAACATCTGTCAGAACAGACCCTGtcgggccggccggtggctcactcgggagagtgcggtgctaacaccaaggccccgggttcggatcccatatatggatggccggttcgctcactgggagagcgtggtgctgacaacaccaagtcaagggttaagatccccttaccggtcatctttaaaaaaaaaaaaaaaaacagaccctGTCTACTACCCAACTGGACAACTATTCCAGATACTGCACAACCGGTGTGTCGCAGTGTGTTGCAGGGCTGGGAGCCATTCCTTTCCTAATTTTCCAAGTAATCCTTTGGGTCCCGGGTCCCGTTTGCACTGCGGATTAACCCCTACATTCAGAGAGGGTAAGTGCCCCGGCCAAGGCACATTTCGGGTTGTGGTCCAGATGAGAAACCTCTGTACATTCGCCGCTGTCACATCTCACCAAAACTAAACCTCATCGGATTCGGCGTATCTCAGCTCTGCAAAAGCTGTCTGGTGTGACCTGGTTACAAGCCGCCTCGATGCATGCCCAGTTGAATTCCCCGGCAAGGAACTGAGGGGCCGTGACCAGTAAACCCCGAAAAACGACCGCCCCATTCCCACCTCCTGCTCAACGCTCGTGGCTCCAGGCCTACGATGAGGGTGCCAGGACCAGTGGGGCCCACCACCCAACCCCAGCCACCCGCCAACCGCTGCCATCCCCCCTCCACTGAGAAAAAACGAGCAGCTTAAAGGTTCAAAGAGTTTATTGTGCCCTAAAAAAGGCCAGTAACAGGACGAAGGGAAGCGCCGCGCGGCCCTGAGCCCCGAGGGATTGTTTGTCGCGCTCCCTAAGGCAGGAAGGGTGGGGAGCTGGGCCCGGCTGCGCGGCCGCCGCGCCTGGTCCCGGTCATCCAACGGCCCCCGCCAGGCCCGGCCTCGGCCATTGGCGCCTAGGGGCCGGTAACCATGGCGACGGCCGTTGCCACAGGCGAGAGCCAATAGGGGCGTCAACAGGGCTATTTCAAAAATctaaagcaaacaacaacaaaaacgctacagggctgggggaggggagggacggAGAAGGGCTGGAGGGGACCCGGGGCCCATCTCTGCGGCCCGGAGCAGGCGCAGCGGCCCAGGCCGGGGACACTGTACGAAACCTACACACACTCGGGGTAGAAAAACCAGAGATCACGCGAGCCGAGGCGGGGCGCTCACTTGCGGCCCTTGGGCACTTTGGGGACGCTGGGCTTGGCTGCCTTCTTCACCTTCTTGCCCCCCGCGGCCGCCGCCTTCTTGGCCTTGTTGCCCTTGTCCTTCTTGGAGGCTGCGCCCTTCTTGTGCGAGCGCTTCTCCGCCTTCTGGCTCTTGGCGGGCTTCTTGTCCGCGCGCCGAGCGCCCGGCGCCGGCTTCTTGGCCTTGTGCGCGGCGGGCGCCGGGGCGGTGGTGGCCGCGGCCGACCCGCGCCGCTCCCCGCCGCCCTCCAGCTTCTTCCGGTTGAGCTTGAAGGAGCCGTTGGCGCCGGTGCCCTTCACCTGCAGGAGCGTGTCGTTCTGCACCAGCGCCTTGATGGAGTACTTGAGGTAGGTGCGCCCGTTCTGCTGGTCGAACCACGCCACCTTCTTGGCCTCGGCGTAGATCTTGGCCAGCGAGGAGCCGTTGCGCTCGCCCAGCCTCCGGATGGTCTCCACCACCAGCTGGCTGTACTTGCCCGGCTGGTTTTTCTTCTTGctgttcttccttttcttggACGGGGACAGCGCCGCCGAGCCGCCGGCCTTGGCCGCCCTCTTCGCCGCCCCCTCGGCAGTCGTCAGCGGCAGGGCCTCCTCGAGCTCCACGGACATGGTGGCGAGCGGGTTGGTGGCGGGCGGTGCGCGGAAGCCGGGAGGCCGCGCCGGGAAGAGGAAGGCGAGGGGCCGAGGGGGCGCCGGGGGACTAGGGGCGCGCGGCGGCTCCAGGCGGGAGCGGCCGCGGCCGGGCCTGGGGCCGGGCGGCAGGGCTGGGGTCGGTGCCGGCCCGGAGCAGAAGGGCCGGGACGGGAGCGGGGGCCGGGGTCGGAGCCGGGTGCCGTGCTGCAGAGAAGGGGCACCAAGCCAAACGTCCGCAACCGCTGCTGTTATCACCGTCACCGCCGCCGCTACTCGCCGGGCGTGCGCGCTGCGATCTGGCGAGGAGAGCGCCCCGCTCCGCTTTTATGGCTCTATGGCGGACCACGTTGAGAACAATAACAGCCTGGTCCGGAGACAGCGCCAACTTGTGCTTCTTGGAACCCCTTCCCCGGCCGCTGGCCTCCTGGGCCGCGCCTCCCCAGCGCAGCCGCACCCGCAGCGGTGCGCCCGGGACAGGGCCCGAGCCCGCAGCGCGGCGGAGAGGCTGTCTGCGCCCAGGAGGGGTTCGGCAAAGGGGAACAGAGAGGTGCACCCTAGGCTGCGGGAGCGCGAGAGGAGGGGGGCACCCCTTTCGGGAGTGAATAGCGCGGGCCCCGGAGGATGCCCCGAGGCCCGGAGCTTTGCGGGAGGCAGCCAAGAGTGCGCCACAGACACCTGGGCCCTGGCCCGCCTCAGGGGACCCCAGGCCTGCCCGCAGGATGAGCTTTAATTTGTCCGAACTAACACAGGGCACGCCCTCACGTGGTCGGCTGGGGCAACGTGAACTGCGCTAGGACTTCTTCGAGGGGGGTCTCCGCCCTATCCAGAGGGGATAGCGGATGGGAGGCGCCCTCTGGCTGCGCCCCTGGGGTCTCGGCGTGCCTTGGGGGCCTGGGCACAACGCTCGGGGCGGGGGCGACGACCGCAGGGGCCTCCTTGGGGACATCGCCTAGCCGCTCCCACTCTTGCCGCTGATGCCCCGTGTGCCCCATTTTGTGATGCGGAAGCAGCCGTCGCCGGGGCCCCCAAAACCAAATGTAGGCTCtagggtggggcagggtgggcGACTGTAAAGCTGCGATCTAAGTCCCGGTGAGAGG
Proteins encoded:
- the LOC134390759 gene encoding histone H1.10 encodes the protein MSVELEEALPLTTAEGAAKRAAKAGGSAALSPSKKRKNSKKKNQPGKYSQLVVETIRRLGERNGSSLAKIYAEAKKVAWFDQQNGRTYLKYSIKALVQNDTLLQVKGTGANGSFKLNRKKLEGGGERRGSAAATTAPAPAAHKAKKPAPGARRADKKPAKSQKAEKRSHKKGAASKKDKGNKAKKAAAAGGKKVKKAAKPSVPKVPKGRK